Proteins encoded by one window of Hippoglossus hippoglossus isolate fHipHip1 chromosome 15, fHipHip1.pri, whole genome shotgun sequence:
- the LOC117775422 gene encoding kinase non-catalytic C-lobe domain-containing protein 1 isoform X2 produces MDTTGGDAALSYLEKAGDRDGYYDLEHLPPLLEDEENVSLADILSLRDSCLSEEEVWAVCAECVVALQSIRPSHLFHSLCITPDTLAFNAHGNVCFMEQLSDDPEGSFVPPEFDNTGSTFEGHVYSLGSTLSAALNFVIEPELEAELGEEVQKLLEQMQEEKPEDRPLLQDIVSVAEARLSHTSSAALCRKLSSVGRRVLSIESVSTFQDGQESSWQARWQHPKPRCLLRRLSSDDNTADLCSDTSVKTNGLSRQQVCRGWDSSLWAEDMETSDGDGTMLADEVDCRSHNSSPVRRRVQQRLNRVRGALNRSCSVPDSNNPRCLSPPTHGDISEPVCDLTEIGADEHLSCTSVWSDRLQRLNRGQSCECYPNSRTEDYGNSVVDNQMSQESKDAAEALCRGETRSQEHRESESKDCIQDLSSPFPSCQDLETAQESPGHQSSLSHGLYIPNNHMTKSMLCLNEESQDEWISMRELLTRCGRRLTANELWALCYTCLSSLQSYIDFPAYLCLDTLYVGCEGEVLFLKPKNIGPRDEFYLAPEYQEHGIVTEKVCVYGVAAILWSTAKFSLSPSQKLPMPRKLKRLLLEMAKRTPIERPTIITAKKSCRDYLSREGTNAETVWNNLISLVHPPVSESTDAEDLSATETRHSSYEESELNSSGFLPMATESRLAPVPGPVPHSYPLSKGQQLPEAFTSTATHFSPIVLTSEGDSEEESHSVGAATEGDVDGFTETSEKMEENDVDFSPHSECPHPAQTEPNLHTEEPPVYQPVVNTTSSTSSANIKLHSSSVLPDICCLEVSLPQSLSTNLNGCGVFNNYLFCQDPTTGHLSLVPVQVRAPESLLGLDINLSLVPQPLQGLITVPENTEGPFINCLNVPVRPKPQDYDPPSNVSGSSIISDSRLERSVTRVLNGQTNPGTRVERQLPAESIPPEVHPALQEVIDLLKGEFSLDGCLDDGQEDIAMGEYIFLLKDLQYHTFACVVKERFGGLYWEDDLLGVLHCLVNYSSSTLGSNEHPPSKAVKRAARTPPLIASVWRGKTEVCLHGHVDLNGNINTSSPATMDSMEEAEARSCHEENESALGNVEVRSEQSQQCISQGASTDGSDAGVMEGGDHSVGGSDESPSEAEFLSAREDGLLGALHDEQMSPDCMEDMEDSDSLVSEQLLLPGSKAGGAGLSLSPAWTLAFFGEDSFSPEVMQYAVNLGQHTGSPCLDLKTQELQQQLIIETRNLKKTRNFYQKLVLQERKNKGSGSKLMLSKLKSQLEELRSKVVFLDCVKKYLEILSVEQWGLEVSLLPSLAVSGSGSLDLQSSEDPSGLNFGSSKGKRTLQAGSPLGLMANLYTRNAAVEGYIQQFLYTYRFFCTPEQLLQFIMDKFISAAREAPDMSAESDKIFHRSLDLLQFWITDCQQVDFTPKSSLVDTLETFLHTEVIPVDSRGQDLLAALHTPPSTSRSHGRGSLISIEEDDDSVCLHSSTEDLGRKWRISRVVEPSASMPKDKAFSIAAGLPMPCYGALVDSPSNVCLHSEERLPFSQNDYSAQHIAQQLTLLQQDIFQGCHPVHFLNSRVQGITDNVLIPNKNVSQHIPPAEGSSPHVCEGTPSDSHLQQLLTYAESVTNWISSEIVICDSTKTQVALVTKYLWIGKHCYESRNFATAMQILGGLENVIVGQLPAWKHLSSKVFEILEELRAVQVCVSRCF; encoded by the exons gagAACGTGTCTCTGGCAGACATCCTCTCTCTGCGGGACAGCTGTttgtcagaggaggaggtgtgggCGGTGTGTGCAGAGTGTGTCGTGGCCCTGCAGAGCATCAGGCCCTCCCACCTCTTTCACAGCCTGTGTATTACGCCAGACACGCTGGCCTTCAATGCCCATGGGAATGTTTGCTTCATGGAGCAGCTCAGTG ATGATCCAGAAGGCTCCTTTGTTCCTCCTGAGTTTGACAACACAGGCAGCACGTTTGAG GGCCATGTTTACTCTCTGGGCTCGACACTTTCTGCAGCACTGAACTTTGTCATCGAGCCAGAGCTGGAGGCTGAGCTGGGAGAAGAAGTCCAGAAGCTGTTGGAGCagatgcaggaggagaagcCTGAGGATAGGCCGCTCCTGCAG GACATCGTGTCTGTGGCTGAAGCACGGCTGTCTCATACCTCCTCTGCAGCTTTGTGCCGGAAACTGTCCTCTGTTGGGCGACGGGTGCTTTCCATTGAATCAGTTTCAACGTTTCAAG ATGGACAGGAAAGTTCCTGGCAGGCGAGATGGCAGCATCCCAAACCCAGATGTCTGCTGAGAAGACTGAGCTCGGATGATAATACTGCAGACCTGTGCAGTGACACTTCTGTTAAGACAAACGGCCTGTCCAGGCAGCAG GTGTGCAGGGGCTGGGATTCCTCTCTGTGGGCTGAGGATATGGAAACCAGTGACGGAGACGGTACAATGCTGGCAGATGAGGTGGACTGCAGGTCCCACAACAGCTCCCCAGTGAGGAGGAGGGTCCAGCAGAGGCTGAACAGAGTGAGGGGGGCTCTGAACCGCTCCTGCTCTGTCCCGGACTCCAACAACCCCCGCTGTCTATCTCCTCCAACACATGGAGATATCAGTGAACCAGTGTGCGACCTCACTGAGATAGGGGCAGACGAACACTTGAGCTGCACGTCTGTGTGGAGTGACAGGTTGCAAAGACTCAACCGGGGCCAGTCCTGTGAATGTTACCCAAACAGCCGCACTGAGGATTATGGGAATTCAGTTGTGGACAACCAAATGTCACAAGAAAGCAAAGACGCTGCGGAAGCTTTATgcagaggagaaacaaggaGTCAGGAGCACCGTGAAAGTGAATCCAAGGACTGTATCCAGGATTTATCATCTCCGTTTCCTTCCTGTCAGGACCTGGAAACAGCACAAGAATCTCCTGGGCACCAGAGCTCCTTGAGCCACGGCCTCTACATTCCTAATAACCACATGACCAAAAGCATGCTGTGCCTGAATGAAGAGTCTCAGGATGAG TGGATCTCCATGCGAGAGCTGCTCACACGTTGTGGACGGAGGCTGACGGCCAATGAGCTGTGGGCTCTGTGTTACACCTGTCTGTCCTCACTGCAGAGCTACATTGACTTTCCAG CCTATTTGTGTCTGGACACATTGTACGTGGGCTGCGAGGGAGAGGTGCTGTTCTTGAAACCTAAAAACATAG GACCCAGAGATGAGTTTTATCTTGCTCCTGAGTATCAAGAGCATGGCATTGTGACTGAAAAG gtgtgtgtgtatggagtTGCTGCTATTCTCTGGTCCACGGCCAAGTTCAGTTTATCGCCGTCTCAAAAACTGCCAATGCCTCGCAAACTGAAGAGACTGCTCCTGGAGATGGCGAAGAGGACGCCCATTGAGAGACCGACCATCATTACGGCTAAGAAG AGCTGTCGTGACTACTTATCACGTGAAGGGACAAATGCAGAGACTGTGTGGAACAACCTGATCAGCCTAGTTCACCCG CCAGTCTCAGAATCCACTGATGCAGAAGATTTGAGTGCAACAGAAACTCGTCACAGCTCATATGAAGAGTCGGAGCTAAACAGCAGCG GCTTTTTGCCCATGGCCACTGAGAGCCGCTTGGCTCCTGTGCCTGGCCCTGTTCCCCACAGCTATCCACTCAGCAAGGGACAACAACTCCCAGAGGCCTTCACTTCCACCGCCACTCACTTCAGCCCCATCGTCCTGACCAGTGAAGGGGACTCAGAGGAGGAGAGCCACAGCGTTGGAGCTGCCACTGAAGG GGATGTGGATGGTTTCACAGAAACCAGtgaaaagatggaggaaaatGATGTTGATTTCTCTCCACACTCTGAGTGCCCACATCCAGCACAGACTGAGCCCAATCTACATACGGAGGAGCCGCCTGTTTATCAGCCAGTCGTAAATACAACTTCTTCAACCTCCAGCGCCAACATAAAGCTCCACTCTTCATCTGTCCTCCCTGATATTTGTTGTCTTGAAGTGTCTCTTCCTCAGTCTTTATCCACCAACCTCAATGGCTGTGGTGTCTTCAACAATTACCTCTTTTGTCAGGATCCCACAACAGGACATCTTTCTTTAGTGCCTGTGCAGGTCAGGGCTCCCGAGTCTCTCCTCGGGTTGGATATAAATCTCTCCCTGGTCCCACAGCCTCTGCAAGGATTAATCACAGTTCCAGAGAACACTGAAGGTCCGTTTATTAACTGTCTGAATGTGCCTGTGAGGCCGAAACCCCAGGATTATGACCCGCCATCCAACGTCAGTGGGAGCTCCATCATTTCTGACAGCCGCCTGGAGCGCAGCGTGACCAGAGTTTTAAATGGACAAACAAATCCGGGGACACGAGTCGAGAGGCAACTTCCTGCAGAGTCCATCCCCCCCGAAGTCCACCCTGCCTTACAGGAGGTGATCGACCTGCTCAAAGGAGAGTTTTCACTTGATGGGTGTTTGGATGATGGACAAGAGGACATCGCCATGG GGGAGTACATCTTCCTGTTGAAGGACCTCCAGTACCACACGTTTGCCTGTGTTGTGAAGGAGAGGTTCGGTGGTCTGTACTGGGAAGACGACTTGCTGGGGGTTCTACACTGCCTCGTCAActacagctcatccacact CGGCTCTAATGAGCATCCTCCATCAAAGGCTGTGAAAAGGGCAGCCCGTACCCCACCTTTGATTGCATCCGTGTGGAGAGGAAAGACAGAAGTTTGCTTGCACGGCCATGTTGATCTAAATGGAAACATTAACACCTCCAGTCCTGCTACTATGGATTCTATGGAAGAGGCCGAAGCCCGCTCCTGTCACGAAGAAAACGAGAGTGCACTTGGAAATGTTGAAGTAAGATCGGAGCAGAGTCAACAGTGCATCAGTCAAG GCGCGAGCACGGACGGTTCAGACGCAGGGGTCATGGAGGGAGGAGATCATTCAGTGGGGGGCAGCGATGAAAGCCCCTCTGAAGCCGAGTTTCTGTCGGCGAGAGAGGATGGTCTGCTGGGAGCCCTCCATGATGAGCAGATGAGCCCTGACTGCATGGAGGACATGGAGGACAGCGACTCCCTGGTGTCAGAGCAGCTCCTCTTGCCCGGATCCAAAGCAGGGGGAGCGGGCCTCAGCTTGAGCCCGGCATGGACCTTGGCCTTTTTTGGAGAAGACAGTTTTAGTCCAGAGGTGATGCAGTATGCAGTGAATCTGGGACAGCACACAGGATCGCCGTGTCTGGATTTGAAAACCCAG gaactgcagcagcagctgataaTTGAAACAAGGAACTTGAAGAAAACTAGAAATTTCTACCAGAAACTCGTTctgcaagagagaaaaaataaag GCTCTGGGAGCAAATTGATGCTTTCCAAACTCAAGTCCCAGCTTGAGGAACTCAGGTCCAAAGTGGTCTTCTTGGACTGTGTGAAGAAATACCTTGAG atTCTCAGTGTGGAGCAGTGGGGTTTGGAGGTTTCATTACTACCCTCTTTGGCTGTCTCAGGATCCGGCTCCTTGGACCTCCAGTCCTCTGAGGACCCCTCTGGTCTGAACTTTGGCTCCAGCAAAGGGAAGAGAACTCTGCAGGCTGGCTCTCCGCTGGGCCTCATGGCTAACCTCTACACCAG AAACGCCGCTGTGGAGGGCTACATCCAGCAGTTCCTTTATACCTATCGTTTCTTCTGCACGCCTGAGCAGTTGCTGCAGTTCATAATGGATAAATTCATCAGTGCTGCAAG AGAAGCTCCAGACATGTCAGCAGAGAGTGACAAGATCTTCCATCGCAGTTTGGACCTGCTCCAGTTCTGGATAACAGACTGTCAACAGGTGGACTTCACACCAAAGTCCAGCCTGGTGGATACATTAGAAACATTCCTTCATACTGAG GTAATTCCTGTTGACAGCCGGGGGCAGGACCTTCTTGCGGCTCTCCACACTCCACCAAGTACAAGTAGGAGCCATGGAAGAGGAAGTCTCATCAGCATTGAGGAGGACGATGACTCTGTTTGCTTACATTCATCTACTGAGGATCTCGGCAGAAAG TGGAGGATCTCAAGAGTGGTGGAGCCCTCTGCATCCATGCCTAAAGATAAGGCCTTCTCCATTGCTGCAGGTTTGCCTATGCCTTGCTACGGCGCCCTGGTGGACAGTCCGTCCAACGTCTGTCTGCACAGTGAGGAGCGACTCCCGTTCAGCCAGAACGATTACAGTGCACAGCACATAGCCCAGCAGCTCACCCTCCTGCAGCAG gatATTTTCCAAGGATGTCATCCAGTTCACTTTCTCAACTCGAGAGTGCAAGGAATCACAGACAACGTGTTGATCCCAAACAA GAATGTGTCACAGCACATCCcgccagcagagggcagcagtcCTCATGTATGTGAGGGGACACCGTCAGACagtcacctgcagcagctgctcactTATGCTGAAAGTGTCACGAACTGGATCTCCTCTGAAATCGTCATCTGTGACTCCACCAAG ACACAAGTTGCTTTGGTGACCAAGTATCTGTGGATCGGAAAACACTGCTACGAATCGAGGAACTTCGCCACAGCCATGCAGATCCTCGGAGGTCTGGAGAACGTGATTGTCGGGCAATTACCA GCTTGGAAGCATCTGTCGTCCAAGGTGTTTGAGATACTGGAGGAGCTGCGAgctgtgcaggtgtgtgtgagtag GTGTTTCTGA
- the LOC117775422 gene encoding kinase non-catalytic C-lobe domain-containing protein 1 isoform X1 encodes MDTTGGDAALSYLEKAGDRDGYYDLEHLPPLLEDEENVSLADILSLRDSCLSEEEVWAVCAECVVALQSIRPSHLFHSLCITPDTLAFNAHGNVCFMEQLSDDPEGSFVPPEFDNTGSTFEGHVYSLGSTLSAALNFVIEPELEAELGEEVQKLLEQMQEEKPEDRPLLQDIVSVAEARLSHTSSAALCRKLSSVGRRVLSIESVSTFQDGQESSWQARWQHPKPRCLLRRLSSDDNTADLCSDTSVKTNGLSRQQVCRGWDSSLWAEDMETSDGDGTMLADEVDCRSHNSSPVRRRVQQRLNRVRGALNRSCSVPDSNNPRCLSPPTHGDISEPVCDLTEIGADEHLSCTSVWSDRLQRLNRGQSCECYPNSRTEDYGNSVVDNQMSQESKDAAEALCRGETRSQEHRESESKDCIQDLSSPFPSCQDLETAQESPGHQSSLSHGLYIPNNHMTKSMLCLNEESQDEWISMRELLTRCGRRLTANELWALCYTCLSSLQSYIDFPAYLCLDTLYVGCEGEVLFLKPKNIGPRDEFYLAPEYQEHGIVTEKVCVYGVAAILWSTAKFSLSPSQKLPMPRKLKRLLLEMAKRTPIERPTIITAKKSCRDYLSREGTNAETVWNNLISLVHPPVSESTDAEDLSATETRHSSYEESELNSSGFLPMATESRLAPVPGPVPHSYPLSKGQQLPEAFTSTATHFSPIVLTSEGDSEEESHSVGAATEGDVDGFTETSEKMEENDVDFSPHSECPHPAQTEPNLHTEEPPVYQPVVNTTSSTSSANIKLHSSSVLPDICCLEVSLPQSLSTNLNGCGVFNNYLFCQDPTTGHLSLVPVQVRAPESLLGLDINLSLVPQPLQGLITVPENTEGPFINCLNVPVRPKPQDYDPPSNVSGSSIISDSRLERSVTRVLNGQTNPGTRVERQLPAESIPPEVHPALQEVIDLLKGEFSLDGCLDDGQEDIAMGEYIFLLKDLQYHTFACVVKERFGGLYWEDDLLGVLHCLVNYSSSTLGSNEHPPSKAVKRAARTPPLIASVWRGKTEVCLHGHVDLNGNINTSSPATMDSMEEAEARSCHEENESALGNVEVRSEQSQQCISQGASTDGSDAGVMEGGDHSVGGSDESPSEAEFLSAREDGLLGALHDEQMSPDCMEDMEDSDSLVSEQLLLPGSKAGGAGLSLSPAWTLAFFGEDSFSPEVMQYAVNLGQHTGSPCLDLKTQELQQQLIIETRNLKKTRNFYQKLVLQERKNKGSGSKLMLSKLKSQLEELRSKVVFLDCVKKYLEILSVEQWGLEVSLLPSLAVSGSGSLDLQSSEDPSGLNFGSSKGKRTLQAGSPLGLMANLYTRNAAVEGYIQQFLYTYRFFCTPEQLLQFIMDKFISAAREAPDMSAESDKIFHRSLDLLQFWITDCQQVDFTPKSSLVDTLETFLHTEVIPVDSRGQDLLAALHTPPSTSRSHGRGSLISIEEDDDSVCLHSSTEDLGRKWRISRVVEPSASMPKDKAFSIAAGLPMPCYGALVDSPSNVCLHSEERLPFSQNDYSAQHIAQQLTLLQQDIFQGCHPVHFLNSRVQGITDNVLIPNKNVSQHIPPAEGSSPHVCEGTPSDSHLQQLLTYAESVTNWISSEIVICDSTKTQVALVTKYLWIGKHCYESRNFATAMQILGGLENVIVGQLPAWKHLSSKVFEILEELRAVQVFLKSDDLCLMGGEHLRTRPTLPPAHILAMHVQQLEIGAFTLTTGAYKWTKLRSIAKVVSQVHAFQEAVYPYSPDPELQAYLQHCIARLATSDIRLLAADNDPNIQQSSERQTRRIQDTLKRVKATFQ; translated from the exons gagAACGTGTCTCTGGCAGACATCCTCTCTCTGCGGGACAGCTGTttgtcagaggaggaggtgtgggCGGTGTGTGCAGAGTGTGTCGTGGCCCTGCAGAGCATCAGGCCCTCCCACCTCTTTCACAGCCTGTGTATTACGCCAGACACGCTGGCCTTCAATGCCCATGGGAATGTTTGCTTCATGGAGCAGCTCAGTG ATGATCCAGAAGGCTCCTTTGTTCCTCCTGAGTTTGACAACACAGGCAGCACGTTTGAG GGCCATGTTTACTCTCTGGGCTCGACACTTTCTGCAGCACTGAACTTTGTCATCGAGCCAGAGCTGGAGGCTGAGCTGGGAGAAGAAGTCCAGAAGCTGTTGGAGCagatgcaggaggagaagcCTGAGGATAGGCCGCTCCTGCAG GACATCGTGTCTGTGGCTGAAGCACGGCTGTCTCATACCTCCTCTGCAGCTTTGTGCCGGAAACTGTCCTCTGTTGGGCGACGGGTGCTTTCCATTGAATCAGTTTCAACGTTTCAAG ATGGACAGGAAAGTTCCTGGCAGGCGAGATGGCAGCATCCCAAACCCAGATGTCTGCTGAGAAGACTGAGCTCGGATGATAATACTGCAGACCTGTGCAGTGACACTTCTGTTAAGACAAACGGCCTGTCCAGGCAGCAG GTGTGCAGGGGCTGGGATTCCTCTCTGTGGGCTGAGGATATGGAAACCAGTGACGGAGACGGTACAATGCTGGCAGATGAGGTGGACTGCAGGTCCCACAACAGCTCCCCAGTGAGGAGGAGGGTCCAGCAGAGGCTGAACAGAGTGAGGGGGGCTCTGAACCGCTCCTGCTCTGTCCCGGACTCCAACAACCCCCGCTGTCTATCTCCTCCAACACATGGAGATATCAGTGAACCAGTGTGCGACCTCACTGAGATAGGGGCAGACGAACACTTGAGCTGCACGTCTGTGTGGAGTGACAGGTTGCAAAGACTCAACCGGGGCCAGTCCTGTGAATGTTACCCAAACAGCCGCACTGAGGATTATGGGAATTCAGTTGTGGACAACCAAATGTCACAAGAAAGCAAAGACGCTGCGGAAGCTTTATgcagaggagaaacaaggaGTCAGGAGCACCGTGAAAGTGAATCCAAGGACTGTATCCAGGATTTATCATCTCCGTTTCCTTCCTGTCAGGACCTGGAAACAGCACAAGAATCTCCTGGGCACCAGAGCTCCTTGAGCCACGGCCTCTACATTCCTAATAACCACATGACCAAAAGCATGCTGTGCCTGAATGAAGAGTCTCAGGATGAG TGGATCTCCATGCGAGAGCTGCTCACACGTTGTGGACGGAGGCTGACGGCCAATGAGCTGTGGGCTCTGTGTTACACCTGTCTGTCCTCACTGCAGAGCTACATTGACTTTCCAG CCTATTTGTGTCTGGACACATTGTACGTGGGCTGCGAGGGAGAGGTGCTGTTCTTGAAACCTAAAAACATAG GACCCAGAGATGAGTTTTATCTTGCTCCTGAGTATCAAGAGCATGGCATTGTGACTGAAAAG gtgtgtgtgtatggagtTGCTGCTATTCTCTGGTCCACGGCCAAGTTCAGTTTATCGCCGTCTCAAAAACTGCCAATGCCTCGCAAACTGAAGAGACTGCTCCTGGAGATGGCGAAGAGGACGCCCATTGAGAGACCGACCATCATTACGGCTAAGAAG AGCTGTCGTGACTACTTATCACGTGAAGGGACAAATGCAGAGACTGTGTGGAACAACCTGATCAGCCTAGTTCACCCG CCAGTCTCAGAATCCACTGATGCAGAAGATTTGAGTGCAACAGAAACTCGTCACAGCTCATATGAAGAGTCGGAGCTAAACAGCAGCG GCTTTTTGCCCATGGCCACTGAGAGCCGCTTGGCTCCTGTGCCTGGCCCTGTTCCCCACAGCTATCCACTCAGCAAGGGACAACAACTCCCAGAGGCCTTCACTTCCACCGCCACTCACTTCAGCCCCATCGTCCTGACCAGTGAAGGGGACTCAGAGGAGGAGAGCCACAGCGTTGGAGCTGCCACTGAAGG GGATGTGGATGGTTTCACAGAAACCAGtgaaaagatggaggaaaatGATGTTGATTTCTCTCCACACTCTGAGTGCCCACATCCAGCACAGACTGAGCCCAATCTACATACGGAGGAGCCGCCTGTTTATCAGCCAGTCGTAAATACAACTTCTTCAACCTCCAGCGCCAACATAAAGCTCCACTCTTCATCTGTCCTCCCTGATATTTGTTGTCTTGAAGTGTCTCTTCCTCAGTCTTTATCCACCAACCTCAATGGCTGTGGTGTCTTCAACAATTACCTCTTTTGTCAGGATCCCACAACAGGACATCTTTCTTTAGTGCCTGTGCAGGTCAGGGCTCCCGAGTCTCTCCTCGGGTTGGATATAAATCTCTCCCTGGTCCCACAGCCTCTGCAAGGATTAATCACAGTTCCAGAGAACACTGAAGGTCCGTTTATTAACTGTCTGAATGTGCCTGTGAGGCCGAAACCCCAGGATTATGACCCGCCATCCAACGTCAGTGGGAGCTCCATCATTTCTGACAGCCGCCTGGAGCGCAGCGTGACCAGAGTTTTAAATGGACAAACAAATCCGGGGACACGAGTCGAGAGGCAACTTCCTGCAGAGTCCATCCCCCCCGAAGTCCACCCTGCCTTACAGGAGGTGATCGACCTGCTCAAAGGAGAGTTTTCACTTGATGGGTGTTTGGATGATGGACAAGAGGACATCGCCATGG GGGAGTACATCTTCCTGTTGAAGGACCTCCAGTACCACACGTTTGCCTGTGTTGTGAAGGAGAGGTTCGGTGGTCTGTACTGGGAAGACGACTTGCTGGGGGTTCTACACTGCCTCGTCAActacagctcatccacact CGGCTCTAATGAGCATCCTCCATCAAAGGCTGTGAAAAGGGCAGCCCGTACCCCACCTTTGATTGCATCCGTGTGGAGAGGAAAGACAGAAGTTTGCTTGCACGGCCATGTTGATCTAAATGGAAACATTAACACCTCCAGTCCTGCTACTATGGATTCTATGGAAGAGGCCGAAGCCCGCTCCTGTCACGAAGAAAACGAGAGTGCACTTGGAAATGTTGAAGTAAGATCGGAGCAGAGTCAACAGTGCATCAGTCAAG GCGCGAGCACGGACGGTTCAGACGCAGGGGTCATGGAGGGAGGAGATCATTCAGTGGGGGGCAGCGATGAAAGCCCCTCTGAAGCCGAGTTTCTGTCGGCGAGAGAGGATGGTCTGCTGGGAGCCCTCCATGATGAGCAGATGAGCCCTGACTGCATGGAGGACATGGAGGACAGCGACTCCCTGGTGTCAGAGCAGCTCCTCTTGCCCGGATCCAAAGCAGGGGGAGCGGGCCTCAGCTTGAGCCCGGCATGGACCTTGGCCTTTTTTGGAGAAGACAGTTTTAGTCCAGAGGTGATGCAGTATGCAGTGAATCTGGGACAGCACACAGGATCGCCGTGTCTGGATTTGAAAACCCAG gaactgcagcagcagctgataaTTGAAACAAGGAACTTGAAGAAAACTAGAAATTTCTACCAGAAACTCGTTctgcaagagagaaaaaataaag GCTCTGGGAGCAAATTGATGCTTTCCAAACTCAAGTCCCAGCTTGAGGAACTCAGGTCCAAAGTGGTCTTCTTGGACTGTGTGAAGAAATACCTTGAG atTCTCAGTGTGGAGCAGTGGGGTTTGGAGGTTTCATTACTACCCTCTTTGGCTGTCTCAGGATCCGGCTCCTTGGACCTCCAGTCCTCTGAGGACCCCTCTGGTCTGAACTTTGGCTCCAGCAAAGGGAAGAGAACTCTGCAGGCTGGCTCTCCGCTGGGCCTCATGGCTAACCTCTACACCAG AAACGCCGCTGTGGAGGGCTACATCCAGCAGTTCCTTTATACCTATCGTTTCTTCTGCACGCCTGAGCAGTTGCTGCAGTTCATAATGGATAAATTCATCAGTGCTGCAAG AGAAGCTCCAGACATGTCAGCAGAGAGTGACAAGATCTTCCATCGCAGTTTGGACCTGCTCCAGTTCTGGATAACAGACTGTCAACAGGTGGACTTCACACCAAAGTCCAGCCTGGTGGATACATTAGAAACATTCCTTCATACTGAG GTAATTCCTGTTGACAGCCGGGGGCAGGACCTTCTTGCGGCTCTCCACACTCCACCAAGTACAAGTAGGAGCCATGGAAGAGGAAGTCTCATCAGCATTGAGGAGGACGATGACTCTGTTTGCTTACATTCATCTACTGAGGATCTCGGCAGAAAG TGGAGGATCTCAAGAGTGGTGGAGCCCTCTGCATCCATGCCTAAAGATAAGGCCTTCTCCATTGCTGCAGGTTTGCCTATGCCTTGCTACGGCGCCCTGGTGGACAGTCCGTCCAACGTCTGTCTGCACAGTGAGGAGCGACTCCCGTTCAGCCAGAACGATTACAGTGCACAGCACATAGCCCAGCAGCTCACCCTCCTGCAGCAG gatATTTTCCAAGGATGTCATCCAGTTCACTTTCTCAACTCGAGAGTGCAAGGAATCACAGACAACGTGTTGATCCCAAACAA GAATGTGTCACAGCACATCCcgccagcagagggcagcagtcCTCATGTATGTGAGGGGACACCGTCAGACagtcacctgcagcagctgctcactTATGCTGAAAGTGTCACGAACTGGATCTCCTCTGAAATCGTCATCTGTGACTCCACCAAG ACACAAGTTGCTTTGGTGACCAAGTATCTGTGGATCGGAAAACACTGCTACGAATCGAGGAACTTCGCCACAGCCATGCAGATCCTCGGAGGTCTGGAGAACGTGATTGTCGGGCAATTACCA GCTTGGAAGCATCTGTCGTCCAAGGTGTTTGAGATACTGGAGGAGCTGCGAgctgtgcag GTGTTTCTGAAGAGTGACGACCTGTGTCTGATGGGTGGGGAACACCTGAGGACGAGGCCCACCCTGCCGCCGGCACATATCCTGGCCATGCACGTCCAGCAGCTGGAGATTGGAGCCTTCACACTCACTACTGGAGCCTACAAGTGGACCAAGCTCAG GAGCATAGCAAAGGTTGTGAGTCAGGTCCACGCCTTCCAGGAGGCGGTGTACCCCTACAGCCCGGACCCGGAGCTGCAGGCCTACCTTCAGCACTGCATCGCCCGGCTCGCCACCTCTGACATCCGCCTCTTGGCCGCCGACAACGATCCCAACATCCAGCAGTCCAGCGAGCGACAGACACGGAGAATCCAGGACACGCTGAAGCGGGTCAAGGCCACCTTCCAGTGA